From the Lactuca sativa cultivar Salinas chromosome 9, Lsat_Salinas_v11, whole genome shotgun sequence genome, the window AAGCTTTGGATCTGGTTCTAACATTTGGCGTACAAGACTCTTGGCACCTTCTGAAACACTGGGCCATGGTTCGCGTTTGAAATCAATTAGCCCACGAAGAATAGCCTGTGCAACCCCTTGTTCAGATTCTGCAACAAATAGTCAAATAGCATCTTTCTATTAACTATAGCAATGTCATCTAAATACAAAAGGTGGATTTGTCAAAGTATAAGGTCCTAATAAGAAAAGATTTGAAAGTAACTACCTGCCCAGAATGGAGGAACACCACATAATAGAATATAAAGAATGACTCCTGCACTCCATATATCAATCTCTGGTCCATAGCTACGCTTAAGTACCTCTGGAGCCATGTAATAAGGGCTTCCAACAATTTCAGAGAACTTCTCACCTATATTAATAAGTGATCAACATGGTATCAAGTAAACATATATAACTTTTTTGAAGCCAATTCAATTGGTAGTGTCCAACTCCAAATTAAGTATTCTAAAACAGAAGTATCTTTAAGCATATACGACTAAAAGCTAAAATTAGCACAGCAAACAAATCAAGTGGATTAAAAGTTAAAACTCATCTTCTTGTCTTCCAAATGCAACTAAAATTCACTGCAGCTGAGACGGGgtttaattatatgattatttagaGGTAGAAACTTCGGTTTTGAATCATCAGTTTAATAATGGCTGAAAGAAAACCCCCTATGAATGAACTCTTTAAAGCATCAAAATCCCCCAAAAATACTCTATTGTTAAGACTGAAGAAAGCAGTTACAGGTTATTATCTCGTTTTGAATATCAAGATCACCTAATAATGGCTTTCAAATGGACATCCAAACACCCCCTTTGGCTAACAATAAGCTTTAACCCTCAGCTTCTGGAAAATCTTGAAGATAACTTACCTGGCTTAAAGAAGATAGATAGGCCGAAATCAATAGCTTTGAGAGGCGAATTCTCCTTCTTGTTCGCAAACAAAAAATTCTCCGGTTTCAAGTCTCTATGAATCACTCCATGCTTATGACAAAGCTGCACAACTTCCACCATCGTCCTGGTAACAGCAGCAGCCGCACGCTCCGTATAATGCCCCCGAGCAACGATCCGATCAAAAAGTTCCCCGCCCTCACACAACTCCATCACCAAATGCACAGCATTCTCATCCTCACAGGCCTCTCTAAACGTCACAATACTCGAATTATCCGGCAAGTGCTTCATGATCGCTACTTCCCTCCTCACATCATCCACATCCACCGCCGTCCGTAGCTTCCTCTTCGAAATCGACTTGCAAGCAAGCAACTCCCTCGAACTCCGATCTATACACAGGTAAGTAACTCCGAATTCACCGCGCCCAAGTTCCCTATCCACCATatatttttcttcaatattttctTTAGATACATCAGTCAAGACATTGATCGGCGCCTTCTTCGCGTTCGCCTTgtccttcttgttgttatgatcgtgTCCGGAGTAGTTAGATGACTTGACATCCTCCCTGGCCACCGCCGCCGGAGATCTGCAACAGTTCCCCATCCTAAACTGAAATCAAGCTCAGGTTCTGAACAGGAAAAACCCTAACACAACCTGGGTATCACATCATAATGGTAGTCAAAATCAAAAGGCTATCAACAGGTATGGATTGCAGAAGATAAAGTTGAAGTGAGTGTGTGAAAAGCAGGGTGATTTTGGTGTGTGTTTGTTGGtgctcgagagagagagagagggtgggggTTCTTCTGCGCCTGTTGTCGGCTAAAATTAGAAAGTGGGGTCAGAAGCGGCACGGAGAATTTGAACAAAAATGAGGGAGAGTTATATTTAAAttcatttattagataaaataaagtaaattttcaagtttattgaatataaaaaatcaatagtttttttttttatggatGGATGATCCTTTTAACCATGTTTTTTTTAAAGCATAATATAGTTCAATATAAAAATTATCATGTTTTAATGTGAAAAATGTATCTTCACTAATTGAATAGACTATTATACccttctttatttttttaatatctaataaatattaaaaataaatggatacatctctctctttctctctctagaggaCATCTTGATATAGAGTGAAATTGATTACTAGTTGTATACATACACAACACACACTCCCTTCCGTATATCCATTTTGCATCCCTCTATACCGTCCACACCTACCATTCCAACTACCACCAAAACCATCATCAGTTTGTTTTTTGGGTACCTTTTGGCTTTTAAGATCCAACTTGgaggaaaagtctgaaaatcaatgAGCTTAAGTCGCAACCAAACGGATTTCAGAGACTCGATGATAGTTTTGCGATTATGAAAACTTCATTTGATCCACAGCAATGTTCATAGAGTcgatgatgaagatgataatgGAGAAACAAATCATGGAACCACAAAAGCAAATCGACCCACCTCCACAACACGGGTTTTCGGTTTTTATCTTGTATTCAATTCTTGAAGAAGCTATGTTTTTGGTTCGGTTTTTATCTTGCGTTCAATTCTTGAAGAAGCTATGTTTTTGGCGTTCCATTTTAGAAGAACCTATTTTGCATCGATTTTCGTAGTAACAGGTTTTGAAGAAACAATTTCCCCATCAGCACAAACCTCGATTCCCAAATCAACCCACCTCCAATCCATTTGATTCTGATGAAGAAATCGACAACAAATCAACCCTAAAACCTATTACAAAAAAATCTTCCAAACCCATAATGTTGTTGTAAATATCTGGTCAGCTCAGATCCGTCTGTTTTCTTGATATGGTTTTCATCAGAACCTCCTTGTTTCAAAGGGAGAAAGAGACGAAAGAGGGTGGAGGAGATAAAAGACTGTGATTTTGGTGTTGTCGGAAATCCACGTGTGCAGGGGGTCCGTAGAGGGAGGGGTGATGGAGATAAATTGTGTAACAACGTGATTTTTCATCCAATTTTTTAAAAGCATCATTTAATAGAATATTGCAAAGTAAATCTCTTTATtagtttatttgaaaaaaaaaactcacaaaCCTTACTTAAATATCAAAACAACCACTTTCAAAAGTTCCAACAAAGTCATTACCAAAAAGTTTTTAAAACCAAAGTAGATAAAATCTAAATGAAAAGTCAAAGTGGTATCATCAATAACAATAAACTAATGTAATTACCCCAAAAAGGTCCCCATCCTCCAAGGCATCATATCATGTTACTTGTTCCAATGCAAGGCAAAGAACAAGAAAAGAAACAAGTGTCAACATAAGCTAAGTGAGTCAATCATAGTATAGTGTTATGAAATGTACATATCCCAAATGGGTCAAACAAAACATGCATTCAACATCCCACATAGCATGACACCTAATACACCACATAACCATCACAATAAAGCTCATTATATAATTCATCATTAGAGCCGTTTAGTTACTTTTCATTATTTATCTCTATAACTAATTTTAATAATACTTCCTATGACGGGTCTATATATTCATCACTAACCCTAAGGCAAGTATCTCATTCACTGCTAACGTGAACAGCACGACCTAATTCACTAAATGAGGCGTGACTCTTACCCGTAACATTACTCCTAGTTCGTTGTGTTCGCTACACCGACATTGCATATAGTACACAGGTTTTCGTTAAGGATTGGTACAAATGGTGCCAATTCCACCATGTCATACCTCCCAAATCACACGTGATGTTTGTGTTGGCCCCACCGCATAGCCAACATCACTCTAGTCCACCCACCGCAAGGACCATGTCCCAAGTGATTGTCTAGAAAAACCACTCGACGTCTCTATTGGCTTAAGATCTTATCCTATAGGTATCTTTCAATCTACTAGGCCATCAAATAATTCAGATAGGATACACACATATGTCTAGGTTGCTACCTTTCGCCCCACTAGTGTGttcaacttttaattaatttattattaattcAACTTTTAAAGAATTACACATTTGACCTCCCTAAGTAATCATGCGTATTTATTAATATCTTTTACTAGGATATCACTTCACAAGTTCTTCTTATGTTTACATGCAAACAATTAATTACAAGTTATACCATTTTACATCACATCCAATTTTCATGAATATATCATCTTTACGGATATCACCTCACTAGCATGCTTTTTCCTAAATTGTCACAGAAAAATATTTCCAAGAAATCATTACATGCACACATCACATAAAATCAACACAAGGCATTATTTCTATCATGGTCCGAACACACCTCTAACACCAAAAAGAATAAGAATCTAACGTATATGCATCCTAAATTCTTATACACATAAGGAATCAtatcacaaacaacacgggtacATGAAACCTAAATAACCTAGGTTCATTCCAATCTATCTAAGATATGGAATTCCATAACAATGTACTTAAAATCCACAAAGATTAACTCGCCTTTGTCAAAAACACGTCCTTTTCACACTTCAAATCTTGTAGGAACTGAGGTATCAAGATTTCACCTAGTATAACACAAATAAGTAGATTACTAGAAGTCTACAAGATCAAAAATAGCAATTATATACCCAAAACATGCAAACTAGTTACTAGTCCAAATTCTCAGATTTTGACCTGAAACAACAGCATGTTTAAGGCCACTTTAGCACCACTAAAACGAGTAGAAATTACATTTTTCTTTCATATTCCCGTAGCTTAGTTTTTTATCTTTTCAGGAAGTGCTTATTCAGGTCCATAATATTTTTCTAGAActttttatgaattttacaaaaccgCATATCCGTGCAGCTAATTTCTGACCAGTCAATGAAAATAATGATTTTCACCTTGGTTAGAGAGAACATCATATCTTGTGGATAATCACGGGCAAACTAGACTCAATATGTAAACTTTGAGAGTTTACGAATCCTAAATCTGAATCCCGATGTTTTTTCTAGATTTTCTATAGTACATGGGCAGAATAGGTATTTTTCTATAATTCCCAACTTTGAGTTTTAAGGTTTAAGTGACAAGTTAACCCATTAAGCCataaccaaaaatgaaaaaagcTGAAAATTGAGTTCTTAATTGTAAAAACATGTCAAGGAGTCAAAAGAACATTTTCAATCTCAAACCATgactcaaagtacattgctttgaggGAAAAACAAAATACATTGCTAAAAGAGAAACACCATTAAGGGCTTGGGTTTCCTCCACCATTATGCCACTTATAAAGTTATTTAGGGATTGTTTTGAAGTCCTTTCGAATGGTTCATAACATAAAAATACTCACTAGAATTGAGATAGAAATCAACATGAGTTTTAGCAACGACAAAGAAGATAATGATTCCAAAACTTTGAGCAATTCATGGACATGAACAATAACACTATTCAGGGTGTTCATAATAAGATTTTGACAACAATAAACCATCAAAATACATCCACTAAAGCTTGATTTTAACCATAAGAACATTCAAAGATTGTAAGGAGAAAGAAGATATGATCAATAACACCAAAAAGGAAGAAATTTAACACCACAACTCAACCAATTGTCAAACAATTGAAACCTAAACATTGAGGAAGAAGGAATTTCATAAAATTACCACTAGATTAATCCAATTTGGACCTAGTTGAAATCCACAAAAAAAATGTTCACCCCTTTTCCTTGATTCCAATACAACATGTTGTTGCCCTCTCCTTACCCATGTTCgtttttttctttctctttgCTAATCGATGCCAACTACAACACTAAGAGCAAGTCTCGATCGATTGAAACGCACATATCAAAGAAACGGACGCAAGCCTATTATTGCTCATTATCACATCGTTAAGAGCATCGGgggttttttttggtttttcagTTAAGCCCCTCAATTGTCATGAGTAAATCCCaaacactcttaaccctaataatttaACAAATTAGGTTTCTTTTAAGGACACATTGGCCCCTCAATTCCTATTAAACCTTTTTATGACTAGAAATTATCTTAACTACCCCACATTAAACTTTTATGTATACATTAACACACTTCtattttatttattgaatttatAAACATAAACAACGAAATCACCAAAGAAAAATTAGCATTCAATTAACGGAAACTAACCTTGCTGGCGGATGGGAATTTTGGATCATTACAATCCTCCCCTCCTTAAGAAGTTTTTTCCCGAAATTAGGAACTGTAATGAACATATATGGGTAAGAGGCCCTCATTTCATCCTCAAGCTCCCAGTTCATATCTCTGCCATGCTTGTTCTTCAAAAGAATCTTCACAAGTTTCACCCTCTTCTTGTGTAACTGCTTGGTCTCACTCTCCAATATAGTtgttggttcttcaaccaaacaCTTCGTTTCATCAACCCCGTAGCTCGTCTAATGGTAGAATGTTGGGTTCCTATGCTAAACACTTCCTTGAGTAGcatacatgaaatacattgtgaATCCCCTCCAGCTCGGGTGGTAACTCCAATCTGTACGCCTGATCATCTATTCAATCCATCATCATAAGTGGACCAATGTAACACAATACCAACCTGCCCCATTTTCCGAACTGAATAAtccccttccaaggtgagactttcaacatcACTTTCTTGCCCACCTTGAAAGTATTTGGTTGGTGCTTCTTACCTGAATACTTCTTTTAACGTTCACGAGCCACTCGCAAGCATTCACGTGCTATCTTCACTTTATCCTCGGTAATCTGCACAATCTCAGAACTAGCAAACTGATTTTCCCGTGGCTCCAACCAACACATAGGAGTGTGACATCTCCTCCCATAAATCATCTCATATGGAGCCATATTGATGCTAGCATGATAGGTGTTGTTGTATGTGAACTCTACCAAGGGTATGTAAGTATCCCAACAACCTCCATACTCAATAAAACATGTACGTAACATATCCTCGATAGTATGAATGTTTCTCTCACTCTACCCGTCAGTCTGAgggtgataagttgtactcaaatGCACCCTCGTACCCAAATCCTCCTGTAGCTTCTCCCAAAACCTCGATACAAAATGGATGTTATAGACATAAATGTTGGATAATGGTAGACCATGCCTCGTGACGATCGACGTATATCTTTGCCAATTTCTCTAGATTTTCATTTTCTTGTTTTCAAAAAATGCGCACTCTTCGTCAACGTATCTACAAGCACATATACCATATCGTTGCCTCATGAGGTTTTAGGCAACTTTGTGACAAAATCCAATGTAACTTTGtcccacttccactctggaatATCAGGATGTTGTAACGCATCATAAGGCTTCTGGTGGTTAACCTTGACTAAAG encodes:
- the LOC111882689 gene encoding calcium-dependent protein kinase 13, whose amino-acid sequence is MGNCCRSPAAVAREDVKSSNYSGHDHNNKKDKANAKKAPINVLTDVSKENIEEKYMVDRELGRGEFGVTYLCIDRSSRELLACKSISKRKLRTAVDVDDVRREVAIMKHLPDNSSIVTFREACEDENAVHLVMELCEGGELFDRIVARGHYTERAAAAVTRTMVEVVQLCHKHGVIHRDLKPENFLFANKKENSPLKAIDFGLSIFFKPGEKFSEIVGSPYYMAPEVLKRSYGPEIDIWSAGVILYILLCGVPPFWAESEQGVAQAILRGLIDFKREPWPSVSEGAKSLVRQMLEPDPKLRLTAMQVLEHPWLQNAKKAPNVPLGDVVKSRLKQFSLMNRFKRKALRVIADFFSNEELEDIKDTFKKIDTDDDGIITIEELKTGLQKLNTQLAESEVQLLIEAVDSNGKGSLDYGEFAAVSLHLKKMANDEHLHKAFSYFDKDSNGFIEPDELRASLMEDGDDDCSNIANDIFQEVDTDKDGKISYEEFAAMMKTGTDWRKASRHYSRGRFNSLSVKLMKDGSLNLGNTE